A genomic window from Clostridiales bacterium includes:
- a CDS encoding HD domain-containing protein, translated as MNRIEKVREVVDSIILNMTDNGERRCAYIHLYGVAQAAALIAEKRKENVELSIIAAMLHDIYSYQNGDSTDHAHKGAVMAKEIINELKIFSFEEIELIYSAIYHHSDKKITNGSFDEILKDADVIQHIFYNPLFEIKAHELERFNNLKNEFRMI; from the coding sequence ATGAATAGAATAGAAAAGGTTCGAGAAGTAGTCGATAGTATAATATTGAATATGACAGACAACGGCGAAAGAAGGTGTGCTTATATACATTTATACGGTGTTGCACAAGCTGCCGCTCTTATTGCCGAAAAGAGAAAAGAAAACGTAGAACTTTCTATTATTGCAGCAATGCTACATGATATATATTCTTACCAAAATGGGGACTCAACAGATCATGCGCATAAAGGAGCAGTAATGGCAAAAGAGATTATAAATGAATTAAAAATATTCTCTTTTGAAGAAATCGAATTGATTTATTCGGCTATTTATCACCATAGCGATAAGAAGATTACAAATGGATCGTTTGACGAAATATTAAAGGATGCGGACGTGATACAACATATTTTCTATAATCCGTTATTTGAAATCAAGGCTCATGAACTGGAAAGATTTAATAATCTAAAAAATGAATTTAGGATGATTTAA
- a CDS encoding GNAT family N-acetyltransferase, translated as MYLIENYKNNKRFNSQCYELRDFLKECADNGVNEHFHWGRFDWMMTSSYLDVDMLQKNALFRDESGKLVGAVLYDMGFHDRWYLLHSISDENLLKKMLSYVIETEGGTATVKANLGDTVLCKLLENAGFERQYAESVLEIDLSHDLSYQLPEGFYLNGKDVEIDKWKWSLVIYHGFDHQGIPEETSDEVKEAEKHLDISEYIKVFAIKDGEYTAHCGVWYDGGKTAYIEPVVTVPEHRGKGLGKAVVYEAIKRAKQCGAKRAIVLSDQEFYKRLGMTKSSEVGTFVR; from the coding sequence ATGTACTTAATTGAAAACTATAAAAATAACAAACGGTTTAATAGTCAATGTTACGAACTTCGCGATTTTCTTAAAGAGTGTGCCGATAACGGAGTGAACGAGCATTTTCATTGGGGGCGTTTCGATTGGATGATGACAAGTTCATATCTTGACGTGGATATGTTGCAAAAAAACGCTTTATTTAGGGATGAAAGCGGCAAACTCGTTGGCGCGGTGTTGTATGATATGGGCTTTCATGACAGATGGTATCTACTACATTCCATTTCCGATGAAAACCTTTTGAAGAAGATGCTTTCTTATGTGATTGAAACCGAAGGTGGCACGGCAACTGTAAAAGCAAATCTTGGTGATACGGTTCTTTGCAAGCTGCTTGAAAACGCTGGCTTTGAAAGGCAGTATGCGGAAAGCGTTCTGGAAATAGACCTGTCGCATGACCTTTCGTACCAACTTCCCGAAGGATTTTATCTTAATGGCAAGGATGTAGAAATTGATAAGTGGAAATGGTCGTTGGTGATATACCACGGTTTTGACCATCAAGGTATTCCGGAAGAAACAAGTGATGAAGTAAAAGAAGCAGAAAAACATCTCGATATTTCAGAATATATCAAAGTATTTGCAATAAAAGATGGAGAATATACCGCGCATTGCGGAGTGTGGTATGACGGTGGCAAAACGGCTTATATAGAGCCTGTCGTAACAGTTCCTGAACATCGAGGCAAAGGTCTCGGCAAAGCGGTCGTTTATGAAGCTATAAAGCGCGCAAAGCAATGTGGTGCTAAAAGAGCAATAGTGCTTTCAGACCAAGAGTTCTACAAACGTCTTGGAATGACAAAATCATCGGAAGTTGGTACATTTGTAAGATAA
- a CDS encoding CatB-related O-acetyltransferase produces the protein MKNIPDANSIFPNEYKTSCFIKNVVKAPNIIIGDYTYYDDDVAATEFERNNVLFNYPEFGDKLTIGKFCQIAQNVKFIMGAANHRLSSVTTYPFNVFGGAWQENTPPHLSQLPFKGDTVIGNDVWIGRESVIMPGVKIGDGCIIAAYSIVTKDIEPYSVVGGNPAKFIKKRFDDELIELLLKIKWWDLAPEKLVEVLPLLCETDLEKVRQALKSMLGLL, from the coding sequence ATGAAAAATATCCCCGACGCAAATTCCATATTCCCCAATGAATACAAAACGTCTTGCTTTATTAAAAACGTAGTAAAAGCTCCGAATATAATTATAGGCGATTATACTTATTATGACGATGACGTAGCGGCAACTGAGTTCGAGCGAAACAACGTTCTATTTAATTATCCCGAATTCGGCGATAAGCTGACTATCGGCAAATTTTGTCAGATCGCGCAAAACGTAAAGTTTATTATGGGCGCGGCAAACCATAGGCTGTCAAGCGTTACTACTTATCCGTTCAACGTGTTTGGCGGGGCATGGCAAGAAAATACGCCGCCGCATTTATCGCAGCTACCGTTTAAGGGCGATACGGTCATTGGTAACGACGTATGGATCGGGCGCGAAAGCGTAATTATGCCCGGTGTAAAAATCGGGGACGGTTGTATAATAGCGGCATATTCCATAGTAACGAAAGATATAGAGCCGTACAGCGTTGTCGGCGGTAATCCCGCAAAATTCATAAAAAAGCGGTTTGACGACGAACTTATCGAGCTATTACTGAAAATAAAGTGGTGGGATCTTGCACCCGAAAAACTCGTAGAAGTTTTGCCGCTGTTATGCGAAACTGATTTAGAAAAGGTGAGACAGGCATTAAAATCAATGCTTGGTCTATTATGA
- a CDS encoding AAA family ATPase, whose translation MIKLTANTNRIALSSSRRAYKTEGFISLTRRVLAIDAFVSRIAESVFGADELDAGCYSAQTEDGAYTLFFRYGGGDERLSGGDLVFYRFICENENDGGTDRRLGEYLSAHEKIALIVRETDDGITDVDLTRLYLVSGADGIVNFPYLNETQRKIVETEDANMLVQGVAGSGKTNVCVEKIVYCACRSYRGAVLYTTFSRGLLTETKSRVELFTRNIDDFIYAYEHGRVTFLDYDHKKAVENKLGIIFSVDEDGEIISALKRISAFLKEKVEYLLIEDIYAQAFDKKRVAGESVFLNEYLGSGKNYRLSGALEKIKHIAPEIIYKEIYGMIFGKYELDAPADMMGRDEYAEARKDSFTRRECDVIYSVATDYAEFLQKRGYTDNNIMSRELLREISSPMYSVGVIDEAQDFTQVNLCLMKKLCRKLFCVGDALQMINPSYFNFGYLKRLMYGDVTGVDELKHNYRSTATIEKIAEKLGEMNMQRFGTHSFVLRGESVPSPLPSAAVLVKDKSFAYSLGEKRFENVTVIVASQQKKEKLRNALGKTEILTVAEAKGLERHTVILVDVLSDNADKWRYLRDMSLNRKTADENSVFRYYFNLFYVGISRARQYLFVAESDCPQTFDALFTECFERKNKEAALAYLKDIAGRIEIDDDEFVERIEKFCSLEQYENARSAADRLSSDELRKKQLIYISIHEQYLRYGKFRDAGVEYWRQGMDAEAREMFTRSGDQKLFPLMDACAKGGGALDPDIVQFYPLVDDNDVAKKIIIDTLDKDSREIAEMFKSANNVLKRKRQ comes from the coding sequence ATGATAAAACTCACGGCAAACACGAATAGAATAGCGTTGTCATCGAGCCGTCGCGCGTACAAAACCGAGGGCTTTATTTCGCTTACGCGCCGAGTGCTTGCTATCGACGCGTTCGTGTCCCGCATTGCCGAAAGCGTTTTCGGCGCGGACGAGCTTGACGCGGGGTGCTATTCCGCGCAGACCGAGGACGGGGCGTACACGCTGTTCTTCCGCTACGGCGGCGGAGATGAGCGCCTTAGCGGCGGGGATCTGGTTTTTTACAGGTTTATCTGCGAGAACGAGAACGACGGCGGAACGGACAGGCGGCTGGGCGAATATCTTTCGGCGCACGAAAAGATCGCGCTTATCGTGCGCGAGACCGACGACGGCATTACCGACGTCGACCTCACTCGGCTGTATCTCGTATCGGGTGCGGACGGGATCGTCAACTTCCCGTACCTCAACGAAACGCAACGCAAGATCGTCGAGACCGAGGACGCGAATATGCTCGTTCAGGGCGTTGCGGGCAGCGGCAAGACCAACGTTTGCGTTGAAAAGATAGTTTATTGCGCTTGCCGAAGCTATCGCGGCGCGGTGCTCTACACAACTTTTTCGCGCGGACTTTTGACCGAGACCAAAAGCCGAGTAGAGCTTTTCACAAGAAATATCGACGATTTTATTTATGCGTATGAGCACGGGCGAGTGACCTTTCTTGACTACGACCACAAAAAGGCGGTCGAGAACAAGCTCGGCATTATTTTCTCGGTCGACGAGGACGGCGAGATAATTTCCGCGTTAAAGCGCATTTCGGCGTTTCTCAAAGAAAAGGTGGAGTATCTTCTTATAGAGGATATTTACGCGCAGGCGTTCGATAAAAAGCGCGTTGCGGGCGAGAGCGTTTTCCTTAACGAGTATCTCGGTTCGGGAAAAAACTATCGGCTTTCGGGCGCGCTCGAAAAGATCAAGCACATTGCGCCCGAGATAATCTACAAAGAAATTTACGGTATGATCTTCGGTAAGTATGAGCTCGACGCGCCCGCCGATATGATGGGCAGGGACGAGTATGCCGAGGCGCGCAAAGACAGCTTTACTCGGCGCGAGTGCGACGTTATTTATTCGGTTGCGACCGACTACGCCGAGTTCCTGCAAAAGCGCGGTTATACCGATAATAATATCATGAGCCGCGAGCTTCTGCGCGAAATTTCGTCGCCCATGTACTCGGTGGGCGTTATCGATGAGGCGCAGGACTTTACGCAGGTAAACCTTTGTCTTATGAAAAAGCTGTGCCGCAAGCTGTTCTGCGTGGGCGACGCGCTGCAAATGATCAACCCGTCGTACTTCAATTTCGGGTACTTAAAGCGCCTAATGTACGGCGACGTTACGGGCGTTGACGAGCTCAAACACAACTACCGCAGCACCGCGACGATAGAAAAGATCGCCGAAAAGCTGGGCGAAATGAATATGCAGAGGTTCGGCACGCACAGCTTCGTGCTGCGCGGCGAGAGCGTGCCGTCGCCGTTGCCGTCCGCGGCGGTGCTCGTCAAGGACAAGAGCTTCGCGTACTCGCTCGGCGAAAAGCGGTTCGAAAACGTCACCGTGATCGTCGCTTCGCAGCAGAAAAAGGAAAAGCTTCGCAATGCTTTGGGCAAGACCGAGATCCTTACCGTCGCCGAAGCGAAGGGTTTGGAACGCCACACCGTAATACTCGTCGACGTTCTGAGCGACAACGCTGACAAGTGGCGGTATCTACGCGATATGTCGCTCAACAGAAAGACCGCCGACGAGAACTCCGTTTTTCGGTACTACTTCAATCTGTTCTACGTCGGCATATCCCGTGCAAGGCAGTATCTGTTCGTTGCCGAGAGCGACTGTCCGCAAACGTTCGACGCATTATTTACGGAGTGCTTCGAGCGCAAGAACAAGGAAGCGGCGCTCGCGTACCTTAAAGACATTGCGGGCAGAATAGAGATAGACGACGACGAGTTCGTCGAGCGTATCGAAAAGTTCTGTTCGTTGGAGCAGTACGAAAACGCGCGCTCCGCCGCCGACAGGCTGTCGTCCGACGAGCTGCGCAAAAAGCAATTAATTTATATATCGATACACGAGCAATACTTGCGCTACGGAAAGTTTCGCGACGCGGGCGTAGAGTACTGGCGGCAGGGCATGGACGCCGAAGCGCGCGAGATGTTTACGCGCTCGGGCGATCAAAAGCTGTTCCCGCTCATGGACGCTTGCGCGAAGGGCGGCGGGGCGCTCGATCCCGATATAGTTCAGTTCTATCCGCTTGTCGACGACAACGACGTGGCGAAGAAGATAATTATAGACACGCTCGACAAAGACAGTCGGGAAATAGCGGAAATGTTCAAATCGGCAAATAACGTTTTAAAGAGGAAAAGGCAATGA